In Jaculus jaculus isolate mJacJac1 chromosome 4, mJacJac1.mat.Y.cur, whole genome shotgun sequence, a single genomic region encodes these proteins:
- the Retnlb gene encoding resistin-like beta: MKPTICFLLIFISVLQLMSPGNAQCSLDYVVDTKIKDAISRIGVKKNIACISVKNSGSLASCPAGMVVTGCACGYGCGSWDVQNGNTCHCQCSGMDWTTARCCHLV; the protein is encoded by the exons ATGAAGCCTACGATTTgcttccttcttattttcatctCCGTTCTGCAGCTGATGAGCCCAGGGAATGCTCAATGCTCCTTAGACTATGTTGTGGATACAAAGATCAAGGATGCTATCAGCAGAATAG GTGTGAAGAAGAATATAGCCTGCATCAGTGTGAAAAACTCAGGCTCCCTGGCCTCATGCCCTGCTG GGATGGTTGTCACTGGGTGTGCTTGTGGCTACGGCTGTGGCTCATGGGATGTCCAGAATGGGAACACGTGCCATTGCCAGTGCAGTGGGATGGACTGGACTACTGCCCGCTGCTGCCACCTGGTCTGA